One stretch of Streptomyces peucetius DNA includes these proteins:
- a CDS encoding glycosyltransferase family 2 protein, translating into MNDKPFVPDVTVVVGAYEAMPYLIRCLESVESQTLGADRIEIVAVDDGSTDGTGEYLDEFAARSKVPTRVIHQANSGGPSGPRNVGLRLARGRFVFFLDADDFFGDEALERLVAMADRAGTDVVLGRLKGVGRKVGTSMFARTEERVDVYSSRVIFALSAQKLFRRELLSRLGLEFDETLPTGEDALFTMEAYLQGNGVSVVADYDCYHLVARDDGKHATRRGSYPPRFAAITALTELIVRLEPAGPKRDQLLLRPFTVGLLQQFGPVLLKETEEVRRHKLELAAPVIKYWSKSVADRIKVGERLVLACVAAGRLDVLVDVLEFVRTKQVPRVVTEGRGRRLYLAYPHFGNKQSGIPRSAYEITVPDWSGSVRVLPPNTVPSLVRRTVRWSRRRLRKLRAERHPRSAGQA; encoded by the coding sequence ATGAACGACAAACCTTTCGTGCCCGACGTCACCGTCGTGGTCGGCGCTTACGAAGCCATGCCCTATCTCATCCGTTGCCTGGAGTCGGTGGAGAGCCAGACCCTGGGCGCCGACCGGATCGAGATCGTCGCCGTCGACGACGGCTCGACCGACGGAACCGGTGAGTACCTGGACGAGTTCGCCGCCCGTTCGAAAGTGCCGACCCGGGTGATCCACCAGGCCAACTCGGGCGGTCCCAGCGGCCCCCGCAACGTAGGTCTTCGGCTGGCCCGGGGCCGGTTCGTCTTCTTCCTCGACGCCGACGACTTCTTCGGCGACGAGGCGCTGGAACGCCTGGTCGCGATGGCGGACCGGGCCGGCACCGACGTGGTCCTCGGCCGCCTCAAGGGGGTCGGCCGCAAGGTCGGGACCTCGATGTTCGCGCGTACCGAGGAGCGGGTGGACGTGTACTCCTCGCGCGTCATCTTCGCGCTGAGCGCGCAGAAGCTGTTCCGGCGCGAGCTGCTGTCCCGGCTGGGTCTCGAATTCGACGAGACGCTCCCCACCGGCGAGGACGCGCTGTTCACCATGGAGGCGTATCTGCAGGGGAACGGTGTCTCGGTCGTGGCGGACTACGACTGCTACCACCTCGTCGCCAGGGACGACGGAAAGCACGCGACCCGCAGGGGCAGTTATCCGCCCCGCTTCGCGGCCATCACGGCACTGACGGAGCTGATCGTCCGGCTCGAACCGGCCGGACCGAAGCGGGACCAGCTGCTTCTGCGGCCGTTCACCGTCGGGCTGCTGCAGCAGTTCGGCCCCGTGCTGCTCAAGGAGACGGAGGAAGTGCGGCGGCACAAACTGGAGTTGGCGGCCCCCGTCATCAAGTACTGGTCCAAGAGCGTCGCGGACCGGATCAAGGTCGGGGAGCGGCTGGTGCTCGCCTGTGTGGCGGCGGGCCGCCTCGACGTCCTGGTGGACGTGCTCGAATTCGTCCGGACCAAGCAGGTCCCGAGGGTGGTGACCGAGGGGCGCGGGCGCAGGCTGTACCTCGCGTATCCGCACTTCGGGAACAAACAGAGCGGCATCCCCCGGTCCGCCTACGAGATCACTGTGCCGGACTGGTCGGGCAGTGTGCGTGTGCTGCCGCCGAACACTGTTCCTTCACTTGTCCGGCGAACCGTGCGCTGGTCGCGCAGACGCCTGCGGAAGCTGCGCGCCGAACGGCACCCGCGGTCGGCGGGGCAAGCTTGA
- a CDS encoding bifunctional cytidylyltransferase/SDR family oxidoreductase, translating into MSVQHIAKPRTTAVVLAGGTGQRVGLSIPKQLLKIAGKAVIEHTLSIFERADSIDDVMVLMAPGYVPDVEKIVAKAGLTKVVKVIEGGSTRNETTERAIAALGEGLAEGEDRNVLFHDAVRPLLSERVIKDCVDALDRYQAVDVAIPSADTIIVTRTHGEDGEFITDVPDRSRLRRGQTPQAFKLSTIRRAYEVAAGDPNFQATDDCSVVLKYLPDVPIYVVAGDEYNMKVTQPVDVFIADKLFQLASTAAPRQADAAAYRELLAGKTLVVFGGSYGIGADIAKLAESYGAKVYALGRSTTGTHVENPEHVDEALSTAYAESGRIDYVINTAGVLRIGKLAETDNAAIQEALNVNYLAPVQIARASHKYLAETQGQLLLYTSSSYTRGRAEYSLYSSTKAAMVNLTQALSDEWAADGIRVNCVNPERTATPMRTKAFGDEPAGSLLSSEAVARTSLDVLLSELTGHVIDVRQQDPTRGASEASGFEQALASVLDRQEDV; encoded by the coding sequence GTGTCTGTGCAGCACATAGCCAAACCCCGAACCACAGCAGTCGTGCTCGCCGGTGGAACCGGTCAGCGCGTGGGTCTGTCCATCCCCAAGCAGCTGCTGAAGATCGCAGGCAAGGCTGTCATCGAGCACACACTGTCGATCTTCGAGCGGGCCGACTCGATCGACGACGTCATGGTGCTGATGGCCCCCGGGTACGTGCCGGACGTCGAGAAGATCGTCGCCAAGGCCGGGCTGACCAAGGTCGTCAAGGTCATCGAGGGCGGCTCGACGCGCAACGAGACCACCGAGCGGGCCATCGCGGCACTGGGTGAGGGCCTGGCCGAGGGCGAGGACCGCAACGTCCTGTTCCACGACGCCGTGCGCCCGCTGCTCTCCGAACGGGTCATCAAGGACTGCGTCGACGCGCTCGACCGCTACCAGGCCGTCGACGTCGCCATCCCCTCCGCGGACACGATCATCGTGACCCGGACGCACGGCGAGGACGGCGAGTTCATCACCGACGTCCCGGACCGCTCCCGGCTGCGCCGCGGCCAGACGCCCCAGGCGTTCAAGCTGTCCACGATCCGCAGGGCGTACGAGGTCGCCGCCGGCGACCCGAACTTCCAGGCCACCGACGACTGCTCGGTCGTGCTGAAGTACCTGCCCGACGTGCCGATCTACGTCGTCGCGGGCGACGAGTACAACATGAAGGTCACCCAGCCGGTCGACGTCTTCATCGCGGACAAGCTCTTCCAGCTGGCCTCCACCGCGGCTCCGCGCCAGGCCGACGCGGCCGCCTACCGCGAACTGCTCGCCGGCAAGACCCTCGTCGTCTTCGGCGGCTCCTACGGGATCGGCGCCGACATCGCGAAGCTCGCCGAGTCCTACGGCGCCAAGGTGTACGCGCTGGGCCGTTCCACCACGGGCACGCACGTCGAGAACCCGGAGCACGTCGACGAGGCCCTCTCCACGGCGTACGCCGAGAGCGGCCGCATCGACTACGTGATCAACACCGCGGGCGTGCTGCGCATCGGAAAGCTCGCGGAGACGGACAACGCGGCCATCCAGGAAGCGCTGAACGTCAATTACCTGGCGCCCGTTCAGATCGCCCGGGCGTCGCACAAGTACCTCGCGGAGACCCAGGGGCAGCTGCTGCTCTACACCTCCAGCAGCTACACCCGCGGCCGCGCCGAGTACAGCCTGTACTCCTCCACGAAGGCCGCGATGGTGAATCTCACCCAGGCACTGTCGGACGAGTGGGCCGCCGACGGCATCCGGGTGAACTGCGTGAACCCGGAGCGCACCGCGACTCCCATGCGCACCAAGGCGTTCGGCGACGAGCCGGCCGGTTCCCTGCTGTCGTCGGAGGCTGTCGCGCGGACCTCGCTCGACGTGCTGCTCTCCGAGCTGACCGGGCACGTCATCGACGTCCGCCAGCAGGATCCCACCCGTGGGGCTTCCGAGGCGTCCGGCTTCGAGCAGGCCCTGGCCTCCGTGCTGGACCGCCAGGAAGATGTGTAA
- a CDS encoding glycosyltransferase family 4 protein — protein MKISFLIHTIYGIGGTIRTTLNLAEELANRHEVEIVSVFRHRDEAAFAIDPRITVVPLLDIRKDSPASDRGDPRFSEPATVFPRAEARYKEYSRLTDERVREHYAVCDADVVIGTRPGLTAYVARFAAPTAVRIGQEHMTHHHHSAALREEMYEHLDAVDAFVTVSEGDAAVWREKTPLPTTRVLAIPNSVPEPPVAPSDTAGRTIVAAGRLAAGKQYHVLLDAFAKVVAVHPDWVLRIYGSGDQRERLRARIDALGLYNSAYLMGPRSPIEPEWVKGAVAASTSRHESFGMTVVEAMRCGVPMVSTDCDYGPREIIRDGEDGILVPVGDTDAVAAALLRLIEDEDLRRRMGAAAVRNARRFDPAVVTKQYETLFGELAAQAARRTELPGINPAADCVVEPDGSLSLTLAAPLPKGARGGVRLVCTRTDDADGARTFDFDAAGGVKVPADAAFAEGLWNAYVELVDSGVRGRVTARTVDQRGAVGVAGRLAPDETVRNLIPYKDTAKGGALMLRAWSRPVHAEADVVEVDGTRVTLAGTLHGRAAASGAPVLVLRRRGRPKDEITFTGERRGTRGFRFTFSSSVPAASQTTPHDVWDAYVRYAPDEKPVKMGRVLDDVVQKKDVFVYPQSVIAKRRTESLARAMAKRLLRRPRPKVRVRVYYTLTNDLALNVVDLP, from the coding sequence ATGAAGATCTCTTTCCTCATCCACACCATTTACGGCATCGGCGGCACCATCCGCACGACGCTGAATCTGGCCGAGGAGCTGGCGAACCGCCACGAGGTCGAGATCGTGTCCGTCTTCCGCCACCGCGACGAGGCGGCCTTCGCCATCGACCCGCGCATCACCGTCGTACCGCTGCTCGACATCCGCAAGGACTCCCCGGCGAGCGACCGCGGGGACCCCCGTTTCAGCGAGCCCGCCACGGTCTTCCCCCGCGCCGAGGCGCGCTACAAGGAGTACAGCAGGCTCACCGACGAACGGGTCCGCGAGCACTACGCCGTCTGCGACGCGGACGTCGTCATCGGAACCCGGCCCGGTCTCACCGCGTACGTCGCCCGGTTCGCCGCTCCCACCGCCGTACGGATCGGGCAGGAGCACATGACGCACCATCACCACAGTGCGGCGCTGCGCGAGGAGATGTACGAACACCTCGACGCCGTCGACGCGTTCGTCACCGTCTCCGAGGGCGACGCGGCGGTGTGGCGGGAGAAGACGCCGCTGCCGACCACCAGGGTCCTCGCCATCCCGAACAGCGTCCCGGAGCCGCCCGTCGCCCCGTCCGACACGGCGGGCAGGACGATCGTCGCCGCCGGCCGGCTGGCCGCGGGGAAGCAGTACCACGTGCTCCTCGATGCGTTCGCGAAGGTCGTCGCCGTCCACCCCGACTGGGTGCTGCGCATCTACGGCTCCGGTGACCAGCGGGAGAGGCTGCGGGCGCGGATCGACGCACTCGGCCTCTACAACAGCGCCTATCTCATGGGTCCGCGTTCGCCGATCGAGCCGGAGTGGGTCAAGGGTGCCGTCGCGGCGTCCACTTCACGCCACGAGTCCTTCGGTATGACCGTGGTGGAGGCGATGCGCTGCGGCGTGCCCATGGTCAGCACGGACTGCGACTACGGGCCGCGCGAGATCATCCGCGACGGCGAGGACGGAATCCTGGTGCCGGTGGGCGACACGGACGCCGTCGCCGCCGCACTGCTGCGGCTGATCGAGGACGAGGACCTGCGCAGACGGATGGGCGCGGCAGCCGTGCGCAACGCCCGCCGGTTCGATCCCGCGGTCGTCACCAAGCAGTACGAGACGCTCTTCGGCGAACTCGCCGCGCAGGCCGCACGACGGACGGAGCTCCCCGGGATCAACCCCGCCGCGGACTGCGTGGTCGAGCCGGACGGCTCCCTCAGCCTCACGCTCGCCGCCCCGCTGCCGAAGGGGGCCCGGGGCGGTGTGCGCCTGGTTTGCACGCGCACCGACGACGCCGACGGTGCGCGGACCTTCGACTTCGACGCCGCCGGGGGCGTGAAGGTCCCGGCCGACGCGGCGTTCGCGGAGGGGCTGTGGAACGCCTATGTGGAGCTGGTGGACTCCGGTGTGCGCGGACGTGTCACCGCACGGACCGTCGACCAGCGCGGCGCTGTCGGCGTCGCCGGACGGCTCGCGCCCGACGAGACCGTCCGCAACCTGATCCCGTACAAGGACACCGCCAAGGGCGGAGCCCTGATGCTGCGGGCCTGGTCGCGGCCGGTCCACGCGGAGGCCGACGTCGTCGAGGTGGACGGCACGCGGGTGACCCTGGCCGGCACCCTTCACGGCCGGGCCGCTGCCTCCGGTGCGCCGGTGCTCGTGCTGCGCCGCCGCGGCAGGCCGAAGGACGAGATCACCTTCACCGGTGAGCGGCGGGGCACCAGGGGTTTCCGTTTCACCTTCTCCTCGTCCGTGCCCGCCGCCTCGCAGACCACCCCGCACGACGTGTGGGACGCCTATGTGCGTTACGCGCCGGATGAGAAGCCGGTGAAAATGGGCCGGGTGCTGGACGATGTGGTGCAGAAGAAGGACGTCTTCGTCTATCCGCAGAGCGTCATCGCCAAGAGGCGGACGGAGAGTCTCGCGCGGGCCATGGCCAAGCGGCTCCTGCGCAGACCGCGGCCCAAGGTGCGGGTGCGGGTCTACTACACCCTCACCAACGACCTGGCGCTGAACGTTGTCGACCTCCCATGA
- the obgE gene encoding GTPase ObgE, translating to MTTFVDRVELHVAAGNGGHGCASVHREKFKPLGGPDGGNGGRGGDVILVVDQSVTTLLDYHHSPHRKATNGKPGEGGNRSGKDGQDLVLPVPDGTVVLDNQGNVLADMVGQGTTYVAAEGGRGGLGNAALASARRKAPGFALLGVPGQAGDVVLELKTVADVALVGYPSAGKSSLISVLSAAKPKIADYPFTTLVPNLGVVTAGSTVYTVADVPGLIPGASQGRGLGLEFLRHVERCSVLVHVLDTATLESDRDPVSDLDVIEEELRQYGGLEDRPRIVVLNKVDIPDGQDLADMIRPDLEARGYRVFEVSAVAHKGLKELSFALAEIVAEARAARPVEEATRIVIRPKAVDDAGFTVRQEEEGLFRVRGEKPERWVRQTDFNNDEAVGYLADRLARLGVEEELMKAGARAGDGVAIGPEDNAVVFDWEPTVMAGAEMLGRRGEDHRFEAPRPAAQRRRDRDAERDEALKEYEGFDPF from the coding sequence ATGACCACCTTCGTGGACCGCGTCGAGCTGCACGTCGCCGCGGGTAACGGAGGGCACGGCTGTGCCTCCGTGCACCGAGAGAAGTTCAAGCCGCTCGGCGGCCCCGACGGCGGCAACGGCGGCCGCGGCGGCGATGTGATCCTGGTCGTCGACCAGTCGGTCACCACGCTTCTGGACTACCACCACAGCCCGCACCGCAAGGCCACCAACGGCAAGCCCGGCGAGGGCGGCAACCGCTCCGGCAAGGACGGCCAGGACCTGGTCCTGCCGGTCCCCGACGGCACCGTCGTCCTCGACAACCAGGGCAACGTCCTCGCCGACATGGTCGGCCAGGGCACCACCTATGTGGCGGCGGAGGGCGGCCGCGGCGGCCTCGGCAACGCGGCGCTCGCGTCCGCGCGCCGCAAGGCCCCCGGATTCGCGCTGCTCGGCGTGCCCGGGCAGGCCGGGGACGTGGTGCTGGAGCTCAAGACCGTCGCCGACGTCGCGCTCGTCGGCTACCCGAGCGCCGGCAAGTCGTCGCTGATCTCCGTGCTCAGCGCCGCCAAGCCGAAGATCGCGGACTACCCCTTCACCACGCTCGTGCCGAACCTCGGCGTCGTCACAGCGGGCTCGACCGTGTACACCGTCGCGGACGTCCCCGGGCTGATCCCCGGCGCCAGCCAGGGCCGCGGGCTGGGTCTGGAGTTCCTGCGCCACGTCGAGCGCTGCTCGGTGCTGGTGCACGTCCTGGACACCGCGACGCTGGAGTCCGACCGGGACCCGGTCTCCGACCTCGACGTCATCGAGGAGGAGCTGCGGCAGTACGGCGGCCTGGAGGACCGGCCGCGCATCGTCGTGCTCAACAAGGTCGACATCCCGGACGGCCAGGACCTCGCGGACATGATCCGCCCGGACCTCGAAGCGCGCGGCTACCGCGTGTTCGAGGTGTCGGCGGTGGCGCACAAGGGCCTCAAGGAGCTGTCCTTCGCGCTCGCCGAGATCGTCGCGGAGGCGAGGGCGGCCAGGCCGGTGGAGGAGGCGACCCGGATCGTCATCCGCCCCAAGGCGGTCGACGACGCCGGCTTCACGGTCCGGCAGGAGGAGGAGGGCCTCTTCCGCGTGCGCGGCGAGAAGCCGGAGCGCTGGGTGCGCCAGACGGACTTCAACAACGACGAGGCCGTCGGCTACCTCGCCGACCGGCTGGCCCGCCTCGGTGTCGAGGAGGAGCTGATGAAGGCCGGTGCCCGCGCGGGCGACGGCGTGGCCATCGGCCCCGAGGACAACGCGGTCGTCTTCGACTGGGAGCCGACGGTCATGGCGGGTGCGGAGATGCTGGGCCGCCGCGGCGAGGACCACCGCTTCGAGGCGCCGCGTCCGGCGGCACAGCGACGGCGGGACCGCGACGCGGAGCGCGACGAGGCCCTGAAGGAGTACGAGGGCTTCGACCCCTTCTAG
- the rpmA gene encoding 50S ribosomal protein L27, with amino-acid sequence MAHKKGASSTRNGRDSNAQRLGVKRFGGQVVLAGEILVRQRGTHFHPGTGVGRGGDDTLFALQPGAVEFGSHRGRKVVNIVPVA; translated from the coding sequence ATGGCACACAAGAAGGGCGCATCGTCCACCCGGAACGGTCGCGACTCCAATGCCCAGCGGCTCGGCGTGAAGCGCTTCGGCGGTCAGGTCGTCCTCGCGGGTGAGATCCTGGTCCGCCAGCGCGGCACCCACTTCCACCCCGGCACCGGCGTCGGCCGCGGCGGCGACGACACGCTGTTCGCGCTCCAGCCGGGTGCGGTGGAGTTCGGTTCCCACCGTGGCCGCAAGGTCGTGAACATCGTTCCGGTCGCCTGA
- the rplU gene encoding 50S ribosomal protein L21, producing the protein MYAIVRSGGRQHKVAVGDIVEVDKISTAQVGDTVELSTLLVVDGDAVTSDPWVLAGIKVTAEVVDHHKGAKIDILRYKNKTGYRRRQGHRQQYTAIKVTGIPTAAK; encoded by the coding sequence GTGTACGCCATCGTGCGCAGCGGTGGTCGCCAGCACAAGGTTGCTGTCGGCGACATCGTTGAGGTTGACAAGATTTCCACTGCCCAGGTTGGCGACACGGTCGAGCTCTCGACCCTGCTCGTTGTCGACGGCGACGCCGTGACCAGTGACCCGTGGGTGCTGGCCGGTATCAAGGTCACGGCCGAGGTCGTGGACCACCACAAGGGCGCGAAGATCGACATCCTTCGCTACAAGAACAAGACCGGCTACCGCCGCCGCCAGGGTCACCGTCAGCAGTACACGGCGATCAAGGTCACCGGCATCCCCACGGCTGCGAAGTAA